AAGAAGGACATTTCAAGGTTCCCGCTGTTCTGGAATAACCCCTATACCTGAGAGGAGGAAGCAAGTTGAGCCTGTTTCAATACCGATTACCTGAAGTACATAACATGCTGAACACCAAAGCGGTCTCGGTCAGTGAGTTGACCGAAGATTCGTTGTCCGTCATTGCGGAGCGTGACAGTAAGGTTCATGCTTTTTTGACACTAAATGAAGAGGGAGCCCGTGCCAAGGCGCGCGAGCTTGATGACAAGCTGGCATCCGGGACTGCCCGCGGTCTGCTCTTCGGACTGCCCGCCGGTATTAAGGATAATATCGTGACCCAAGGTCTGCGCACCACCTGTGCCAGCCAATTTCTCACCAATTTCCAGCCTGTCTATGATGCGACCGTAGTCTCCAAGCTGCGTCAGGCCGATGCCGTCACTATAGGCAAGCTGAACATGGACGAGTTCGCCATGGGCGGGTCCAATGAGAATTCCAGCTTCGGCGCTGTACGCAATCCATGGGATCTGGAGCGTGTTCCAGGCGGTTCGAGCGGCGGTTCGGCAGCAGCGGTTGCAGCCGGGGAAGTCTTCTTCACCCTCGGCTCAGACACAGGCGGCTCCATCCGCCAGCCAGCCTCCTATTGCGGAGTAGTCGGCCTCAAGCCTACGTATGGCCTGGTCTCCCGTTACGGCCTGGTCGCTTTTGCTTCCTCCCTGGATCAGATCGGTCCGATTACCCGTACCGTGGAGGATTCCGCATATGTCCTGCAGGCAATTGCCGGTTACGATGCCCAGGATTCCACTTCAGCTAAGGTTAACATACCTGATTATCTGAACTCGCTGACCGGCGACATCTCGGGTCTGCGGATTGCCGTACCTAAGGAATATCTGGGTGAAGGTGTGGATGCCCAGGTCCGTGAATCGGTGCTCTCAGCGCTCAAAGTGCTGGAAGGCCTTGGCGCAGTGTGGGAAGAGGTTTCACTTCCGCATACAGAATATGCTGTAGCCGCGTATTATCTGCTCTCCTCCTCGGAGGCTTCCTCCAATCTGGCCCGTTTTGACGGTGTCCGTTACGGAGTGCGAGTGGATGATGGGGGCGGATTACTGGATCTGTACCATAACTCCCGCAGCCAGGGCTTCGGCCCTGAAGTCAAACGCCGGATCATGCTTGGCACCTACGCGCTCAGCTCCGGATATTATGATGCCTATTATTTGAAGGCACAGAAGGTCCGCACCTTGATTAAGCAGGATTTCGACGAAGTATTCCGCAAGTACGATGTTGTCATCGGGCCGACTGCGCCAACCACAGCCTTCAAGCTGGGCTCGCAGACCGAAGATCCGCTGACCATGTATCTGAATGATATCCTTACCATTCCTGTCAGCCTGGCCGGTATTCCTGCCATCAGCATTCCTTGCGGCTTCGCGGAAGGCCTGCCTGTCGGCCTGCAGATTATCGGCAAGGAGTTTGATGAGAGTACGGTGCTGCGCGTTGCGCATGCCTTTGAACAACATACAGAGCATCACAAGGCCCGCCCGCAACTGTAGCTTGAAGTAGTTGACCATAAACTTTTAAGGGATGAGATTATCTATGTCTAAATATGAAACGGTCATCGGGCTGGAAGTTCATGTGGAGCTTCATACCAAGTCCAAAATCTTCTGCGGCTGCTCGACTGAATTCGGCGCGCCGCCTAATACGCACACCTGTCCGGTCTGTCTTGGTCACCCCGGTGTACTGCCGGTGCTGAACCGCCAAGCGGTGGAGTATGCCATGAAAGCGGCAATGGCCCTGAACTGTACGATCGGCGATGTCAGCAAGTTCGACCGCAAAAACTATTTTTACCCAGATTCCCCGAAGGCCTACCAGATCTCGCAATATGATCAGCCTATCGGCCTCGGCGGCTGGATTGATATTGAAGTGAACGGCGAGACCAAGCGGATCGGGATCACCCGTCTTCATCTGGAAGAGGATGCCGGTAAGCTGACTCATGTGGATGGAGGCTTCGCTTCGCTCGTTGACTTCAACCGTGTGGGGACGCCGCTGATTGAGATTGTCTCTGAGCCTGATCTGCGTTCACCGGAGGAAGCGCGTGCTTACCTGGAGAAGATCCGCGCCATTATGCAGTACTGCGATGTGTCCGATGTGAAGATGGAGGAAGGCTCCATGCGTTGTGATGCTAACATCAGTCTGCGGCCAGTAGGCCAGGAAGAATTCGGTATCCGTGCGGAGCTGAAGAACATGAACTCCTTCCGCGGGGTGCTGCGCGGGCTGGAGTACGAGCAGTTCCGCCA
The sequence above is a segment of the Paenibacillus sp. FSL R7-0204 genome. Coding sequences within it:
- the gatA gene encoding Asp-tRNA(Asn)/Glu-tRNA(Gln) amidotransferase subunit GatA, with amino-acid sequence MSLFQYRLPEVHNMLNTKAVSVSELTEDSLSVIAERDSKVHAFLTLNEEGARAKARELDDKLASGTARGLLFGLPAGIKDNIVTQGLRTTCASQFLTNFQPVYDATVVSKLRQADAVTIGKLNMDEFAMGGSNENSSFGAVRNPWDLERVPGGSSGGSAAAVAAGEVFFTLGSDTGGSIRQPASYCGVVGLKPTYGLVSRYGLVAFASSLDQIGPITRTVEDSAYVLQAIAGYDAQDSTSAKVNIPDYLNSLTGDISGLRIAVPKEYLGEGVDAQVRESVLSALKVLEGLGAVWEEVSLPHTEYAVAAYYLLSSSEASSNLARFDGVRYGVRVDDGGGLLDLYHNSRSQGFGPEVKRRIMLGTYALSSGYYDAYYLKAQKVRTLIKQDFDEVFRKYDVVIGPTAPTTAFKLGSQTEDPLTMYLNDILTIPVSLAGIPAISIPCGFAEGLPVGLQIIGKEFDESTVLRVAHAFEQHTEHHKARPQL